The sequence AAGGAGAGCGTATGACGAACGGACAATCTAAAGAGCGTGTTGATATATTGCTCGTTCAAAGGGGTCTCTTTGAAACGCGGGAGCAGGCCAAACGTTCAATCATGGCGGGCATCGTATTCTCCGCAGAAACGAGAATGGACAAACCTGGCGAGAAGATTAAAGTTGATGCACCACTGACCGTGAAAGGCTCCATTTTAAAATATGTGAGCCGCGGCGGCTTAAAACTAGAAAAAGCACTTGAACAGTTCGATCTTTCCGTGGACGGAAAAATCGTACTTGATATTGGATCATCTACTGGCGGGTTCACGGATTGCGCATTGCAAAACGGAGCCCGGCATTGTTATGCACTCGATGTCGGTACCAATCAGCTCGCTTGGAAAATTCGCAGTGATGAACGCGTTACTGTTATGGAAAAGACGAATTTCAGACATGCGACTAGCGACATGTTCAAAGAAGGATTACCACAAGTGGCAACAATCGATGTTTCTTTTATATCTCTTAAACTCATTCTACCGCCACTAAAAGGTATTCTGGAAGCTAATGGCGACGTTATTGCACTCGTTAAACCACAATTTGAAGCGGGGAAAGAGAAAGTTGGGAAAAAAGGAGTCATTAGAGACAAGGCAGTGCATTTGGAAGTGTTGAAAAAAGTTGCGGATATGGCCGTTATGGAAGGATTCTCTATCAAAGGAATCAGTTTTTCTCCAGTGACCGGTGGGGAAGGGAATATTGAATTTCTATTTCATTTACTGTCTGAAGAAACTCCAGTCAATTTATTTGATGAAACATCTTACGCTAGTTTGATTAACGAAGCGCATACTCATTTAACGTAATTGTGGGATGGATAGAAAAGTGATAACTATGCATTGGAGTGATTGTTTTGACGAAAGGGCAACGACATTTACGAATCCGTGATATCATCATGAACGGCGAAATAGAAACGCAGGATCAACTGGTCGATAAATTAAAAAGTGCGGGCGTAGATGTGACGCAGGCTACGGTGTCCCGGGATATTAAAGAATTGCATCTGATTAAAGTCCCTCTTCCTGATGGACGATACAAATATAGTTTGCCGCCAGTTCATAAATTCAATACGGAAGAAAAGCTGAGTAGAATATTGACAGATGCTTTCGTTGGAGTGGATAGTGCAAGTCATTTCATCATCCTTAAAACGTTGCCTGGTAATGCCCATGCAGTAGGATCCCTCGTGGATAACCTCGGTTGGGAGGAAATGCTTGGAACGATTTGCGGTGATGATACGTGCATGATTATCTGCAGAGATGAATCAATGACCGTAGAGGTGAAAACCCGATTATTAGCATTAATCTGAACTAAGTGTTCGATGAAAGGGGCGCAAGATTGTATGTTGAGTGAAATTTCCATTCATAATTTTGCTATTATCGAGCATCTTGAAGTCGGTTTTGATGGTGGGCTTACGGTCCTAACCGGCGAAACTGGAGCCGGTAAGTCGATTATCATCGATGCCGTGCAATTACTTGCAGGAAGCAGAGGATCTCAGGAGTTCATCCGACATGGTGCGAAAAAAGCCGAGTTGGAAGGGATGTTTACCATTGAGGACACCGAACATCCAATCTTCGGTAAACTCGCCGAATTTGGTATCGAAGCTGAAGATGGAATTATCATTTTACGTCGCGACATTAATTCTACTGGTAAGACGACATGCAGAGTAAATGGTAAGCTTGTTACGATTGCAATATTACGCGAAATTGGTTCTCAGCTTATTGATATACATGGGCAACATGATAACCAAGAACTGATGCATGAAAAAAGACATATTCGACTGCTTGATCAATTTGCCGGACAAAAACTGACAATTGCACAGGATAATTACCTTGATTTGTATAATCAGTATGGAAAATTAAAAAGAAAACTGGATGCTTCAACTGAAAATGAACAGCAAGTCGCTCAGCGAATTGATCTCTATTCTTTTCAGTTAAAAGAAATCGACGCTGCTGATCTAATTATTGGCGAAGAAGAGCAACTGGAAGAGGAAAGACTTAAGCTTCAGCATTTCAACCGTCTATTTGAACGGATGAACACTGCTTACGAATCAATCAGTGGGGATGGTCATGCGCTTGATTGGGTTGGATCGGCGATGAGTGATTTGGAAGAGGCGGCCTCAATAGATAAGGAGCTTGCTTCGCATTCTGAAACCGTATCATCCAGCTTTTATTCATTGCAAGATACAGCACATGAATTAAAAAGTATCATTGACCAGATGGAGTTTGACCCTTCCCGATTATCGGTTGTGGATGATCGTCTTGCTTTAATGATTTCGTTGAAACGGAAATATGGTGCGACCATTGAAGATATTCTCATCTATAGAGAAAAAATTGCCGATGAACTTGATCAATTAATTAATCGTGACGAACGTGTTGAACGCGAACAAGAGAAGTTAGATCAACTGATTCAAGATTTGGAAGTGGAAGCAAACGAATTATCCATTATTCGAAAAGCCGCTGCAGTCGAGTTGGAAAGAGCCATTATGACCCAGTTACAAGAATTACATATGGAAAAATCGACATTCAAAGTACAGATTTCACGAAAATCCGCAAATATGTTCGATGCAAATGGTTTTGATGAAGTTGCTTTCCTCATATCAACAAATGTTGGTGAACCGCTAAAACCGCTTGTCCGAATCGCTTCAGGCGGTGAATTATCTCGAATCATGCTTGCACTAAAGACGATTTTCTCAAAACACCAAGGTGTCACTTCAATCATATTTGATGAAGTTGATACAGGAGTAAGCGGGCGCGTGGCACAAGCCATTGCTGATAAAATTGCAATGATTGCTGTCCATTCTCAAGTCTTATGCATTTCACATTTGCCTCAAGTAGCTGCAATGGCCGATCATCATTTTTTGATTAGGAAAGAAGTGAAAGGTAACCGTACGACTACTGCGGTTGAAGATATAAATAATATGGAACGGACCAAAGAATTGTCCAGAATGCTCTCTGGAGCAGAGATAACGACGCTCACACTTCAACATGCTGATGAACTTCTAAAAATGGCGGTCGACAGGAAAAATTCATTCACATAAAATAAGAAAAAACCTTAAATGGTTATGAATCGCGCATACAGTAAGTATGCGTGTTTTTTCTTTATTTACCCTTTCATAAGTTCGGACTGAAGGGACATACCAATAGTATCTTTTAGTCGAGGAGGTGAACCATGGGATGGAGTAGACGACTGCAGTTGTCCGTTTCGTTAGCCGCGATATTGTTTTTCTTACCGTTACATGAGACGGTATCTGCATCAGTACGTGAACAGGTCATTCCGATGGGACATTCAATTGGAATTCAAATGGAGTTGTCAGGGGTATTTGTTACAAACGACGTCCTTATAAACGAGGACGATTGGTTAAAAGCCGGCGATGCCATTAACCGGATTGACAAAATCCCGATAGCGACGTTGAGCGACTTTGAAAAAAAGATGTCCACTTCCAAATCCGGTCAAATGCTCATGCAAATCGATCGTAATGGTGTAGAAATTGACTTGCTCGCAGATCTTGATGCGATTAAACGTCTCCTTCCATTCCTGAAAGACCGTACAGAAGGAACTGGGACCTTGACCTATGTCGATCCGAAAAAAGGGACGTATGGAGCGCTTGGACATCAGATTGTCGATAGCTCCTTGAAATCGCCACCATCTTTTAAAAACGGCGCAATTTACCTCTCCGAAATTGATCAAATCAAGAAAAGTACGCCAGGCACACCCGGATATAAAATTTCATCGATCCTAGAAAATGAGGACCATCTCGGAACGATACAAAAGAATGGTGTATACGGCATTTTCGGCATGTGGAACGATGCCTATAAGAAAGTGTTAGCGAAACCATTGGATATTATGCAAGCGACTGAATTGCAAATCGGGGGCGCCGAAATTTTTACAACCGTAAAAGGGACGGAAGTCGAAAAGTTCTCCATCCAAATAACACATATTGAAGAAGAGCAATTTCATTTTGTTCTCACCGATGCGAAACTACTTGAAAAAACTGGTGGAATTCTGCAAGGTATGAGTGGAAGTCCGGTTATTCAGGATGGAAAATTTGTCGGCGCTGTTACGCATATGTTCGTCGATGAACCGACAAAAGGTGCTGGATTATTTCTTGTAACAATGCGTGGTGGAGAGTGAAACGTAGTCAATTAAGTCCTAATTTCAGGAAAAAGACCAATCCTATCCAGGGATTGGTCTTTTTCAAAGAATTTAGTCGAATCATAGGGAAACCGTAATCCAGAAGTTTCATTTTTCACAATAATAAAGGATATTTACTGTTTTTGTCGAAATTTTCCTTTACGAACTAGACATACATGCGGATAATGGAGTCACACACTGATAGGTCATGGATGAAAAATGAGTAGGGGGAAAAAGAATGGGGAAAATTAAAATTGCAATCGCTGATGATAATAAGGAACTTGTCAAAACAATGTCTGCCTATTTCGAGCAGCACCCGGAACTTGAAGTTATCTGGACTGCGCATAACGGTAAAGTCTGTTTATCAATGCTTGAACAGGAAAAGCCAGATTTGTTATTATTGGATATTATCATGCCTCATCTGGATGGAATCGCAGTCCTTGATACGATCAAAGGGAACCCGGAGATTTCCAATATGCACATAATTATGTTGACGGCATTTGGTCAAGAAGATGTAATGGCTCAAGCTGGAAGTTTAGGCGCTTCTTATTTCATGTTGAAACCATTTGAATTTGATCGATTAATAACTCAGATCTTCCAGATTGCAGGAACACAAAAACAAGTGAAGCCTGTTATGCAAAAACAGGTAACAGATCAAGAACCTGTCATGTCCCAGCGTGCGCTCGATACGACCATCACATCAATCATTAAGGAAATTGGAGTCCCTGCACATATTAAAGGATACGCATTTTTAAGAGAAGCAATACAGATGGTC is a genomic window of Sporosarcina oncorhynchi containing:
- the ahrC gene encoding transcriptional regulator AhrC/ArgR; this encodes MTKGQRHLRIRDIIMNGEIETQDQLVDKLKSAGVDVTQATVSRDIKELHLIKVPLPDGRYKYSLPPVHKFNTEEKLSRILTDAFVGVDSASHFIILKTLPGNAHAVGSLVDNLGWEEMLGTICGDDTCMIICRDESMTVEVKTRLLALI
- a CDS encoding SpoIVB peptidase S55 domain-containing protein, yielding MGWSRRLQLSVSLAAILFFLPLHETVSASVREQVIPMGHSIGIQMELSGVFVTNDVLINEDDWLKAGDAINRIDKIPIATLSDFEKKMSTSKSGQMLMQIDRNGVEIDLLADLDAIKRLLPFLKDRTEGTGTLTYVDPKKGTYGALGHQIVDSSLKSPPSFKNGAIYLSEIDQIKKSTPGTPGYKISSILENEDHLGTIQKNGVYGIFGMWNDAYKKVLAKPLDIMQATELQIGGAEIFTTVKGTEVEKFSIQITHIEEEQFHFVLTDAKLLEKTGGILQGMSGSPVIQDGKFVGAVTHMFVDEPTKGAGLFLVTMRGGE
- the recN gene encoding DNA repair protein RecN; amino-acid sequence: MLSEISIHNFAIIEHLEVGFDGGLTVLTGETGAGKSIIIDAVQLLAGSRGSQEFIRHGAKKAELEGMFTIEDTEHPIFGKLAEFGIEAEDGIIILRRDINSTGKTTCRVNGKLVTIAILREIGSQLIDIHGQHDNQELMHEKRHIRLLDQFAGQKLTIAQDNYLDLYNQYGKLKRKLDASTENEQQVAQRIDLYSFQLKEIDAADLIIGEEEQLEEERLKLQHFNRLFERMNTAYESISGDGHALDWVGSAMSDLEEAASIDKELASHSETVSSSFYSLQDTAHELKSIIDQMEFDPSRLSVVDDRLALMISLKRKYGATIEDILIYREKIADELDQLINRDERVEREQEKLDQLIQDLEVEANELSIIRKAAAVELERAIMTQLQELHMEKSTFKVQISRKSANMFDANGFDEVAFLISTNVGEPLKPLVRIASGGELSRIMLALKTIFSKHQGVTSIIFDEVDTGVSGRVAQAIADKIAMIAVHSQVLCISHLPQVAAMADHHFLIRKEVKGNRTTTAVEDINNMERTKELSRMLSGAEITTLTLQHADELLKMAVDRKNSFT
- a CDS encoding TlyA family RNA methyltransferase, giving the protein MTNGQSKERVDILLVQRGLFETREQAKRSIMAGIVFSAETRMDKPGEKIKVDAPLTVKGSILKYVSRGGLKLEKALEQFDLSVDGKIVLDIGSSTGGFTDCALQNGARHCYALDVGTNQLAWKIRSDERVTVMEKTNFRHATSDMFKEGLPQVATIDVSFISLKLILPPLKGILEANGDVIALVKPQFEAGKEKVGKKGVIRDKAVHLEVLKKVADMAVMEGFSIKGISFSPVTGGEGNIEFLFHLLSEETPVNLFDETSYASLINEAHTHLT
- the spo0A gene encoding sporulation transcription factor Spo0A, yielding MGKIKIAIADDNKELVKTMSAYFEQHPELEVIWTAHNGKVCLSMLEQEKPDLLLLDIIMPHLDGIAVLDTIKGNPEISNMHIIMLTAFGQEDVMAQAGSLGASYFMLKPFEFDRLITQIFQIAGTQKQVKPVMQKQVTDQEPVMSQRALDTTITSIIKEIGVPAHIKGYAFLREAIQMVYTDVDLLGSVTKILYPDIAEKFKTTPSRVERAIRHAIEVAWNRGNYEVISKTFGYTVHHLKSKPTNSEFIAMIADKIRLEYMAS